Genomic segment of Vitis riparia cultivar Riparia Gloire de Montpellier isolate 1030 chromosome 19, EGFV_Vit.rip_1.0, whole genome shotgun sequence:
ttaactcatatctcttacattattatatgacttgggtgcattaggagttgcatacaagatacaagtcatgagttcctcaTAAGTatataagttgtccacaattggtTAATGGATTTGGTCAATCTAATAAAtactatagtgcaccacctcctaattgaagggatgacttatcttggacatcgagatgagtttcccatgatgagtgcactagtttatgtgatacacattggactggacctatagtgaatcatgatgtaagactatcaaatgtcatgattcaccaagctattatgctgcatagactctcaacctAGAAAGGATATTGAGCATATGCTAAAATCAACAGAAGATTTTGACCTATGAgagagaccctaaagtggtcatatatccttatggattaggtcaccGTTAATGGAGGCTAGTAACAATAGGTATTCgtaatagaggcaccatgatatctcatgggattgagacagtgtgtccccttgggtgatccaaaggacatgtgatcatgaaatttatggcCACAACAATTTCTTTTGTGGAATTTGACTTATGCTCCTTAGAGTTGGAGCTAGAGCATGTTAGttaatcatataataagtgggatctataactcaaggattggagatgTAATCTTGAtcggtgatagcactaccttgttagataatgaacaccagttcatggggagtttaTATGGAATGGATAGTAGGATGTCGTGGACCTGaactttgtctcattgttatgTACATAtggtattggagtgtagttgattctctttaatggaatgttgaatcaactttaaaattggattttgatagAGCAAATACTCCAATGGGTCCTAGTGGTTCTCGCTTTAAGCTTATATACTATGTGACACattttatgagggttggattgactctaggttgaTTCTTatgcataagagcattttgttaattacataaggttgcataggggataatgaacaaggtatttggtttgggctaattgatcaattagatgaccctatgtagttaattaatcaattatgagccattttgggctagactaagtgacccaagccttggtgggcttaagtcacttaagcatAATCGacaagcctataaatacccctttataAGTTAGCGTTTCCTAATGAATTTCAATGAGAGTTGTTTTCCACCTCTAGAGAAAGACAGAGAGAAAGTCATAGCCTTATCCATTTTGTTGCCCATACTTTAGAGTGCTAAGATTGTGGTTCAAGTCATTGGGTGGAGGATCTTAGGTGTACGAGACCTCCTTAGATGAGAGGCTACAACACTTGGACATGCGTAGGGCGCGTGCACAAGACGTGCATAGACCATGTGCATAGGAATTGCATGAGACATGCACATGGGCAGTAGCATGAGGAGAGAGACTCTCTAGTTTTTCCAAGTATGTTCTTCATCGGATGGATTTTGATATGGGAACATCTAAATCACATgtttgagtttcaaatctctacATCTATAGTTATTAATGGTTTTCATTGCTAATTTATTCCATTGTGATAGATTTACAAATGCCTAGGGATAGATGCATTCACCCTATGAGATCCAAGGCATAGGAACGAAGTATTAATCTAGGGTTCCCAAGTGATGACAATAGTAAGATATCAAGATTgaacctagcactaattaaacatCTGGTATTtagacctaggtcatattaatctaaataggatccaaagattGGTAAAGTCTAGACTCTTTGATTCCGAAAGATCTTATAGTTTatgaatcctatatagatggtaaaatgatcAAGAGGACTAGAGGTAAGGAAtatttggagttagtgcatactaatATGTATGGAACTTTTAGTGTCTATGCATGGAGAGGGTAtgggtatttcatcacttttagtaATGATTActttaggtttggatatgtacataggaaatctgatgccttggatacattcattgaatttaaggcgaGATCAAATAACCTATTGGGTATACATACCAAGTCATTTCAATTATATCAAGTTGATATGTCTgataagtttgattctttttgtTAGAGCATAAGATTATTTTCTAGTTATGTTCATCAAGGTCTCTATTGCAAAATGAATAagtggaaagaagatatcaaacttggatGGACATAGTAAGATTATGGATAGGTTtgtcatattttcttaaattctttTGAGGAGATGTCTTATAGATTGTTGatgcgactcttggtagcttagctttgaaggcgtatcaacaaaatttataccttaaatactattactaaagtagccaagctactatagcatagtggttctaggatagttcactgggaagggttttcgcaagcacaagtgatattcaaattaggaaaataggtgattttcttatggatgttagctttaaaagaagatgtaaacgttttagagagatttaaactaatttaagctaacattaaagactaaaatgaaagggtgtaaaaacaagtttctcaaagataggatagctatgctctggctcttatgcaaattggaaatctcaggataggctcctcgcgttggggttgcaactatggtgatgcttgcttcccaaaccggtatggatttagcaaatcaagttttaatcctttaaaatggaaaaacagatggtagtgaatttcatcaatggttattcaccttggTCTTCCTTTGAATgactcgtaagagataactaatggtctaaagctaaaagcttatcaaatattggcaactcaaagtcattccaggtgataaactcacctttcaatggccattgaaattggttctaacggattaatgcaaaacttggaattgaaaacctcaccttccaatagctcgtaggagataactaatggatagaaatccaaaagcttatcaagtattggccgttggaagttgtccaaaggaaataaaaaccaaactttgcattaatgaaccattaatgaaaaacgactaccttaccttccaggtgcgagaaatttccatgggattgcatccaagccatcacataacatccatactttgagaaacttaaaagttttagccgatcatccttggggatttcatcctccaaggatgtttggctactaagaaaatgagaaagaaaagagagaaaaaagcgtatgaacaaaagttctcttataacttataaagttataGGTTACAAGATAGAtttgtctgaggctcttcacctctatttaaagacaataacaagctaaattacaagagctattacaaaagcaaccttttcattggttgattacaagggtaaaataggtatttacaaagctaaaaatcaagcaaaatatcttggagaaccggcagtggaatatcatcaacagcgtctcaagacaggggatttcaaaggcattttcgcaaggggaaagatgaagggtccaaatttcgcaaggtggttcttcatggtgcgaaatggccaaatttcgcaccatgaagaaaatctccttgcgaaatggtgttcccatggcttgatgcagttgtcttccaaaggccatatcttcctcatttcagctccaaatcatacactgtttgaagcgttggattcttgacttccagagctttgaaatggtatatagaatgtagaaaatggacttcgggaagtgctccaaaagtgtgaagtaAAACTGTAGATGCTGTTCTCTGttctcttcactctgttttcctctttgcttctttcctttgcttctctcctttgcttggcttgtcttaatgatccaaaaagctgtcaaaacactaaaactagccacaaatatgattaaaagtcattgctaggtccttaacatgccaattgggataaagatggagaactactacacaaaagtgcttaaaacacaatgaattaaaggcgtaaaatgacactttttgggtagtaatcaattgtgtaattactttttttttcctaagagGTGTATTagtttataggatatctaaGAGGATTTTTGGGTTATCACCTTTATAGTCAAAATCATCAAAAGATATTTGTTAACATAAATGTCCCATTTTTCATGAAGATTATATGATAAGGAAGAAGACATAGAGTGATATAGATTGCAGGTtatattagaagatagtcccacattGCATAGGATACTACGGATCCAGAGGGTTAAAGACATACcattcctatgatttctagtacacCAGTACCTCATCATAGTGGGAAGTTTATATCCCACAGATAATGATGAAGCGGTGAGCAATGTTTATGCTCACTCAAGGCAAGGacgtgtgatcatgaaatctatgaacccatagtaattcctttagtgaaatttgagaTATGCTCTTtgtgagttagagtatgttatttaatcacaaaataagatgatctataactcaaagattgtagaggtagtcttgaaaggctgataactttcaccttgttagactatgaacAACCAATTCATGGGAAGGCTGTATACAATAGATAGCAAGTCACGAacttgagcacttggtgtctcgctGTTATATACATAGAGTTCCAAAGTACAATTAACTCTCTATAGTAGGatattggattctaagggatcTAGTATTGTCCTATGGGTTCCATTGGTCTCTACTAAAGCTCATCTTCCTTGATAGAATGGTTTATGAGAGTTGGATGGGTTTTCAGTTCACTTgtgtgcataaaggcattttggtaattgcGCAAGGTTACACAGAGGTAATTGTGCAATATCTTGGAActtggctaattgattaattggagccttattttgttaattaatcaattagcaacctttttgggctaaattaagtgacccacaCCCATAATGGGCCCAAGTCACTTAAGCATAgtaggaaacctataaatacctttCGCAAGGGTTTAGGTTTCTAATTCAATCTTGTCATTCTCTCCCTATAGTCCAGAGAGAGAACCCTAGTCTTCAACCTTGAGATTTCCACCATCTTAGTGCCTAGACTCAAGAAGGAGTCATCGAGTGGATGATTATGGGTTTATAAGATCTTTCTTAAATTTGGAGCTTTCTACATTAAcaagaattgatttgggaacatccaaataaTATGTATAACActtttctctagatctatgatatgtttttgttttttaaataccaAAGTTTTCAACTATGCTTAGATCTAGAAAGCATAAGATAGGATTACATGCACCCTAATAATCCAAGGCCTAGGAATAGAATTATCTAAGGTTTCCTAACAAATATAACCCAATAAGTAAGAATGATTTATAGGAactaaaatttctttcaaaaagaaaagaagtttaTTGGAGTAAGATAGGTATAcaagagaaggaaaaatgcaaaatgagtagaaaaatacAAAGCAACATTGGTGCAAAGGATTATAAGCAAGAATAATGCACCAATAAGTTGAGGGTATTTGGTCTCATTGCTCTTTTAGTAACTATGAGATTAATAATCTCTTTAATAGctcaaaatagttgaaaattttcaaatggatgtggaatccaattttttgaattgaCATCTTGAAGAAGAAGTGTATGTAGAACAAACCATagttggtatatatatatatatatatatatatgggcatGAGAATAAAgttccaaaattgaaaataaccTTGTATGGAATAAAACAAACACTAAGAGCATGGAATAATAGAATTGACCAATATTTTCACgataataattttgtttgataCCTTTATGAACataaaagtgaatgaaaaaagTGATATATTACTTGTTTGTTTGGATGTGAATTGTTTGATCTTTATTGGAACTAATCCAATCATGTTTAGTGAGTTCAAAGAAGTAATAGGATAAAAGTTTGAGATGATTGGATTAGTCTCATATCATACTCTCTTGGCATAGACTTGAAGCAAATTGAAAAGAGTACTTTTCATTTCTCAAGAAgaccatgcaaaataaatttttagaaagtttaACTTGAATATGTGTAATATGGTAAACACAATAATATAATGCAAAGCTAAATTATCAAAGACATGTAGAAGGAGAAAAAGTGGATTCAACATAACATAAAATCTTAGTTGGAACCATACACTATTTGACTCATACAAGTTCAAACATTCTCTTTGGAGTTGGATTTGTCCATCATTATATGGAAGCACTAATGGTTATTTACACTAAGACCTCCTAGTGAATTTTTCACTACATCAACGACACTTTTGATTATGACTTATATTATTCACCTTTAACAATTTTAGACTTGTTGTATATAATGATAGTAATTAAGGTGGAGACTTGGATGATATAGAGAGAACCAATAGCTTTATATTCCTCATGGGAGAGACACCATGTTCACTTGGACTTCAAAGAAGCAACCTATTGTGAAACTTTCAACCTATGAAGTGGAATTTGTGAAAATGTTTACAAAATCTCATAATCAAATTGTGAAAATGTTTACAAAGTCTCTCAAGTTTAATGATTTTAGAATGCTAAGGATGCTACTTTTACAAATCAAGTTGAAGGCATGAGTGAAAATGTTcacaaagtttaaaatttttagaaaactaaggTTGCTATTTTTACAAACCAAGTTGAAGGGAGGATGTTAGTTAAACTGGATTTAGgaagtttctaaaaaattagaatttgagttagATTCTAAAATGCTTGATTTAGTttgtatattttgttattacaagattttatattttaccaTTATGagtatctatttttttttaggtgttAATATCTATAAATAAGATGTTACGTAATAGTTGAACAAGAGTGGTGGaagacaataaattttttcttagtcatgtcaattatttaaatatctCCCTTTACATATGTAATTACTTGTGTATTTTTTTCAACCATATTACTGCAACATATGTGAATCTGCTGGTTGGTCTATGAAAATTTATATCAGTTGTTCAACCTGTTAAATTCTGTTAGGTTTGTGTAACGGTATTTAGGTCATAGCATCTTTCCCTAAGCCcgcatttttctaaatatataattaaaattgttgtgCTTGCAATTTTAATGAAATCTAGCATTGGATACTTAACTACATCCCACAAAACGACAAAAAATTGGTGGCGATTTCATGGAGGCTAACCATTCACCTGCGTTTAGCCAAGTTGTGTTTCAACAGTAAAGTAATTATCTCAATCAAAACACAAAATTCAGTTTTCTAAACAATTATTGTTATTGGAAAACATGCACGGAACTTAAGCATCATAAGGTACTTAAGCAATCCTAGTTGGACGTTCAGTATCCAGATCTTTTCATTAAttggtttttctctttttgtgcCAACATCTGCTCTCTCTCTCCAGCATGCAAGCGTAAGTGGTAAGCACCTCTTTTGTGctttaaattaattgaatacTTGATCTTATTCCGCCATTCTTTTGGGTCTAACCCAAAAATACATTTACCATGCCTTCTTTTCATGTCCTCAACTTACTCAAAAGCTCATAAGTCCCATTGGATATGATGTACTGAGTTTCAGatttttgaagtaaaattaTCAACATCGTCTAGCATATATCCTAATAGATTATATGGATGTTTTAACACTCGGAGAAATTGAAATGCAGCCAAATAtgcagaaaaaagaaatggttgtgaccaatagttatatttattctcttttatttctgTTGATACTCAAATTTTTAGGGATAGAGCATCAACAATCCTTATGATGAGTTAATAATGTTGAGAAAAGTCAATGACTACACAATGtaacttaaaaccaaatatgtCATCAAAGAAGACATCAATAATCACTCCCACACAATGATATGTTGTATAATTCATTACTTGTATCAAACACAAATTTCCTTCAATGTGTGTCTATGAATAAAAGAGAGTTATTGGTTTATATTCGACATACACGCTATATAGGCCATGCTAATAGCAATTGATAACAAGAATCTCAACACTGAAGTTCACGTAGAATCAGGTGTGCACCATATTGGGGTTGCATAGTTAGGATACTGAAAGGAGCATGAGCATAGGATGGCGAAAGTTCAAATGAGAAGTGTTGTAAGATCATTGCCAAAGCTATTTTTGCCTCCATCATTGCAAAATTTTGTCCAATGCATACCCGAGGACCCCAACCAAATGGGAAAAATGAAGCTTGGTTTTTTGTTGCCTTCAAAACTCCTTCTGCAAACCTCTCTGGATTAAACTCCTTTGCATCATCCCcccaaatttcatgatcatggTGAACTAGGATGGTGGGCAACACGACCTGCACTCCAGCTGGAAAACACATGTCTCCCACTTGAGTGTCCTTATAAACAGCTCTAGCAAGCATTGCTACTGGTGGGTATAACCTAAGAACCTCATGAAAAATCATGGTAACCTGTGGTAGAGAAACTTTAGAAGTTGTTGCAAGAGAATTCTTACTAAAATACATTCTAAATCATTATGAAGGACACTGAAGAATAAAgcaatttcttaaaatagtgATGCAGAAGACAAAATGTTCTAAATCATGCATGACAAAATATCAAGTATGCAAAGGACATTGCATATCCCATGGATATAATAACTTAAGAACCTCATGAAAAATCATCATAATCTAGcagagaaatttgaaatcatgaCATGAGAACCCGTTCCTGAGCTACTAAGTGAAAGCAAATGTTTAGTACAAGATATAAAAACTTAAGAGAAATGTGTTTTCAATTTTACTCCAATTATGGGGAAAAAAACAGAGTACTATACGATTTTAGTGAGAATCATTAAACTGAAGATTGGACTGAGTACTCACAATTTTTAGGTGATTTAATCCATCAGCTTCCGGTTTTTTATTCCCAAAAACCTGTAAAACCTCTTCTCTTGCACGAGCTTGCCAATTTTGATGCTCGCTTAGCAGGACCATTGTCCATACAAGCAGAACTGAGGTTGTCTCTTGGCCAGCAAGATAGAATAGCTTACACTCTTCAATGACATCTTTGACACTCATTCCAATCTTCTTGTTATTTTGATGTTCTTGAATTTCTCTAAAATTGGATTCCATTAGCATACCTAATAAGTCACTATTAGCAGTTTCGCCAGCCTTCATTGCCTTCTCCCTTTTGTTAATGATACCCCTCAACAATGCATATACTTCTTTGCTTATTTGCTTCATCCTCCTGTTCGTCTTTGTGGGTAAAAACCTGCGCGCATGTTAGTAATTCTAGTAAATAAGACATCACATGAAACACACAGacattaattcttattttcatcCATGCCTTCTACTTctccattaattttttgaaagtcGTATAAGGCTTCAAAGGTAGAAACTATCAAGACAATAACTAATGGTTTCATCTACACATGAGTTGCAGTGGTATCTCATCATCTTGACACAATATCCTGCAAACATAAGATTGAGGATACTAAACATCAATTAGTGAAACATACTATTTTCTAAGTGTTGTACAAAAGAAGTAATTGACTAAAAGGGGATGAAATGATCTCAGAGTTGTAAATCTAATATCTCTTATGCTTGACCTTGAAAAGTAAtccatttttaacataaattctCTTTGAACATAAATTCCCTTCAACCTTGTTAACCAAACACACATTTGAGCATTGTGAAACTTTCAACCTATGAAGCGAAATTTGTGTTGGCATCATTTGTAGGTCATGAAATTTGTTCAAGAAACTTAATTTACCACACAAGAGACTAATAAAGATCTATATGGATATAAAATCAACAATTACCTTATGAGAAAAATCTAGTTCTCCATGATggtgttgaattttgaattttgcctTAGTATCTactggaatttgaattttgaagttaaattttgTAGTTGGAGTCTTACACAAAATCTGcaacatccaaatattttcttgtttttatttggtcaagatttggtttctatttGATAGGAAGTAATTGTTCATCATCTAGTAGCTTGATTTTCTGTTATTCTAATGTCATTTCAGTTACAAGCTTATGTATAAATTCAATACTCTTCATCAATAAAATGTGTGTTCCAGTagtccaaaaatatatattctgcaTAAGTGTTTTAATCTAAGATCAACAGATGGAAGCCAGTatattgatacaaaatatcatttattagaGAGTACATTATGAAATATGAAGTgcaattaaaatttacaaaatctcaTGATCAAATTGTGAAAACAttaaccaagtctctcaagttTAAAGATTTTAGAAAGCTAAGGATGCTATTTTTACAAATCAAGTTGATGGTAGGATGTTAGTTAAACTAGATttagaaagtttctaaaaattagattttgagttaggttttaaaagttaattaaaatattttatacaaaattcttgatttagtttgtatattttgttactgcaagattttatattttactattgtgagtattttttttaggtGTTAGGTGTTACTATTGTGAgtatacaataaattttttcttaattatctcaattatttatatatgtaattGCTTGTGTGTTTTTTCAACCACATTGCTGCAACATAGGTGAATCCGCTGGTTGGTCTATGAAAATTCATATCAGTTGTTCAACCTTTTAAATTCTGTAACGTATGTAGATTATAGCCTCTTCCCTAAGCctgcatttttcttttatttcatggtGTCAACACTTCAGGAAAGCAAAACTTCCTAAAATGGAATATGGTGTGCAAGGACAAAGAGACTTGTTAGGCATCTAAACTCTAGGGAAATGTAAGACTGATTTGAAACCAAAATTTGAGCAAACTAAATCTGCTGAAACACTGctgcaaaaagaaaacaaagcccCAAATAACTCTTTGATCTTTTGTACCAAGCAGACTCGTGTATGAATAGTTTCAGAAAAATAAGCTGcatatttcttgaaatatttttatgcatACCTCCATCCCGGGATATAAACTGACATTGTAACCTGGATTGCAAGATGTGTTTGTTCTTTCTGGAGCTGGAATATCCTTCTTCCTTCTTCATAGCTACTACCAAATGCTGTCCGAGAAATCACATCCCctgtcaaattttcaagataGGGCCAAACATCCAACTCACATGATCCCCCCACCGAAAGCATTTTCCATTTGGTCACCATGTCGCGACAACTCAGATGAAATGCCGGCAACATATTCTTTAACAAATTCaaccacaaaataaattaataaagacCAAAACAGTCCAGTATCCagtttcaaattcaatataCAGCCATTTATCACTGACCTGCGAAATAACAATTTAACTAGTCCATAAAGCATGTACTGCCTAAAGTCATCATATGTTAGGAAGAGTCATATGGGTGATGGGTGGAGGATGAGGAATATTCAGTTTTACCATGGAGGCACTGACTAAagaaatcatagaaaaaaaatgtgcatATTCATGAAAAGTTAGATGTACTGGTAATAGTAATGAAAAGTTAGATGTATGGGTAATAAGCAAGCAAGATAAGAAAGTTGTTCAGATCTTACTGTCATATGTATCAAGTATTTTAAACTAGGAGCAGACAATCAAGCATATTTTGATCCTTATGGTTCAAATTTCTATTGGAGACTGGAAAAAGACTTTAGAtgagtaagaaaaaaaacaaggaaaaggtAGGACACATTGGGTATGTGAAAATACTTCATTAAACTGATCGAAATATTTGGGAATTTCGATAATTATCTTTATGGTAACTGAAAaaggtattttaaaatatatgataatttttcaaatactaatataaaattatctttCGAAGACACAATTTTAGTGTAGTTTTCAAGtgttaaatttacttttttaaaaagacaactttataaaattcagttcttttaacttttaaatgaTAACTTTTGAATTAGTATCTAGCAAACTTTTAAATGATaacttttaaattatgaaataaattttcaactaCCATATTTTCCACTGCATTCGCATGCtccaaatcttatatatattatcacttaaatttttttttccactgcATTCGCATGCTCAATCTCTTTTCCAACAGTGAGAGGGCTATGCAGAGAAGTTAAACTAGGGAAAAAATCCAAGTCTGTAGTACATGAAACAATGGGAGAGCCTTGTGGAACTGTAATATGTCACAATTGAAGCAGTTTCAATTATGGAACTGTTTGTTCACTTTCAGAGTTtgtgaaaagattaaaaaaaaaaaaaaacatggaaataaGGTAAAATATTCTGGTTTGGAAACTGGGCATTGAAAATTACCTTCAACTTTTCTAGATGGAAAGCTGGGTTGATGATCTTTCTACGTTTAGCCCATCGTTCGCCTTCCAAGGTCACCAGACCAGAAACCAGCAACTTGCCAAGTGGGTGTGGGGGTGGCTTTTGAAAGACATTGGACTTCAACAAAACATCCCTTATTAGCTCAGGCTCCATAATGTTTACTATTGGATTTGGACCGAACCATGCAAAGGAATTTTTACCTGCATGTTTATGCCATTATTGGGTAGTGTTAGCCTTAGATTGCTTTTAGTTTGGACTTCACACAAATTCAACTTTGGTTATTAAAATTTAGTTGAACCCAACTTGGACCATCGAAAACAACGAAAACTTCAACCATAGTTTCTATGCTGAGTTATTATAAATGGACTAAATCATTTTTTCAGAATTGTCTCAACGTCAATTGATATTAAGGAATGAACTCTATTCATTGTAGCCTTAAGattaaataatgaaatcaaGAGGGCTATCAATATGCTTGGCAGGCTGGGTGACAGTTTTGGATAGAtacaacaattttaattatttagctTTGGATTATTTCCAGAGAATATTCTGCATGGGATACTTAAGACTACATCccacaaaaagacaaaaaaaatggtggcaATTTCAAGGAGGCTAATCATTCACCTGCCTTTAGCCAATGATTAGTTACAAACAAAACCTTCCGAAAAGAAAAGGGGAGAGCCCATCTGGATGGACTAGAATCACTATGTTTTGTCATGTACTAATGGACGAGAGCGGCTACAAAATTCGAGtttcaaataacaaatttttagtAAGGATGTTCCTGAATGATATAATTACTCACgtattatcaaatatatgtaTGTAGAAGCTATTTTAATTATCAACACAATAGAATTggcattgaaagaaaaaataagatttaaccAATTCTGCAGTTAGCTACCAGTTTCATTTATACTTTGAACACAAATAACTGACATAAAAATTCATCCAAAAGTTCCTTAACTTGAAACGTTATAAATTAATTCCaacacttgaaaaaaaaaggtgaaaatttggcataaattaaaagttattcaCAGCTCCCAGAAACTATACAATTGAAAAGTAAAAACAGTACTTttcaaagtataaaataaattgttaggAAGAGGAGCAGAAAACAAACAACGGGCAGTATAAAAATGTTGACCATATTTTGAAGAAATCAGCAAACTTTAATACTATGATGAAAAGTAATAACTCCTATCGGTACCGTATTTCTTAATGAAATGACAATGAAAGGGCAGGACACGCGGAGCAATATCATCGGAGAGGCTGATTGGTCTTGAATATGCTTCTTTTAACATCATGGACATCTCTTTGAAGTCCCCATGCAAAAGCCTATAAGAATTCCCAGCCAAGCCTTGCTCTCTAAGGCATCTTTCTAACCTCTTTGGTCTCAA
This window contains:
- the LOC117909475 gene encoding cytochrome P450 CYP72A219-like, whose amino-acid sequence is MKHSSVAISFGFLTVLISCLWRLLNWVWLRPKRLERCLREQGLAGNSYRLLHGDFKEMSMMLKEAYSRPISLSDDIAPRVLPFHCHFIKKYGKNSFAWFGPNPIVNIMEPELIRDVLLKSNVFQKPPPHPLGKLLVSGLVTLEGERWAKRRKIINPAFHLEKLKNMLPAFHLSCRDMVTKWKMLSVGGSCELDVWPYLENLTGDVISRTAFGSSYEEGRRIFQLQKEQTHLAIQVTMSVYIPGWRFLPTKTNRRMKQISKEVYALLRGIINKREKAMKAGETANSDLLGMLMESNFREIQEHQNNKKIGMSVKDVIEECKLFYLAGQETTSVLLVWTMVLLSEHQNWQARAREEVLQVFGNKKPEADGLNHLKIVTMIFHEVLRLYPPVAMLARAVYKDTQVGDMCFPAGVQVVLPTILVHHDHEIWGDDAKEFNPERFAEGVLKATKNQASFFPFGWGPRVCIGQNFAMMEAKIALAMILQHFSFELSPSYAHAPFSILTMQPQYGAHLILRELQC